A single window of Archangium gephyra DNA harbors:
- a CDS encoding C1q-like domain-containing protein, giving the protein MKTSRVVLLSGLVSLLGAGLAWAEEPGAAPGARKARVLFADYKTVDPTTAREAELLAGARCPESGIVAFSASGTGHVSEGELVLLRYATTHTQEGNGWGEGGGTFVAPCTGLYFFNVSFVKDAYHYGATANDVFVHVLKNGTGKGRAMSGQGHVDRDTGAYSVTLFLEKGDYVQTFAASDGNLKRHLLEYNFTGHLVKQAAHGL; this is encoded by the coding sequence ATGAAGACGTCGCGAGTGGTGCTGCTGTCCGGCCTGGTGTCCCTGCTGGGCGCGGGCCTGGCGTGGGCGGAGGAGCCCGGCGCGGCCCCGGGTGCGCGCAAGGCGCGGGTGCTCTTCGCGGACTACAAGACGGTGGATCCCACCACCGCCCGGGAGGCCGAGCTGCTGGCCGGAGCCCGCTGCCCCGAGTCGGGCATCGTCGCCTTCAGTGCGAGTGGGACGGGCCACGTCTCGGAGGGAGAGCTCGTGCTGCTGCGCTACGCGACGACGCACACCCAGGAGGGAAACGGGTGGGGCGAGGGCGGTGGCACCTTCGTCGCGCCGTGCACGGGCCTGTACTTCTTCAACGTGTCGTTCGTGAAGGACGCGTACCACTACGGGGCGACGGCGAACGATGTGTTCGTCCACGTGCTGAAGAACGGGACGGGCAAGGGGCGCGCCATGAGTGGCCAGGGGCACGTGGACCGGGACACGGGCGCGTACAGCGTCACGCTCTTCCTCGAGAAGGGGGACTACGTGCAGACGTTCGCCGCCAGCGACGGCAACCTGAAGCGCCACCTGCTCGAGTACAACTTCACGGGCCACCTGGTGAAGCAGGCGGCCCACGGCCTGTGA
- a CDS encoding spore photoproduct lyase family protein: protein MTNLDLFPPAPPPTTGPLEHLLKVSRVYLEPDVERFTRGRDILARFPNAERVEVRSHWNIPGLFGNEGNAEAWNRIKGSTLVLGVKKAMSFEANGRSADFLPPSTANGCVMSCAYCYVPRHKGYANPVTVFVNIEQVLAAIRRHAGKLGPKTEPNPVDPRYWVYDLGCNSDCSADAALSDNVKDLVRLFTVLPNAMGSFATKLVNRELLAYAPRGKTRIRFSLMPHAQAKLLDVRTSPISERIAAIDDFVAAGYEVHLNFSPVVVTEGWQAGYDALFQQIDDTIGDKAKEQLAAEIIFLTHNERLHEVNLRWHPKAEELLWRPELQETKVSQGGGVNVRYRTGYKGRLVEEFQQLLARRMPYCRVRYAF, encoded by the coding sequence GTGACGAACCTGGACCTCTTCCCCCCCGCGCCGCCCCCCACCACCGGACCGTTGGAGCACCTGCTGAAGGTGTCCCGCGTCTACCTGGAGCCCGACGTCGAGCGCTTCACCCGGGGCCGGGACATCCTCGCGCGCTTCCCCAACGCCGAGCGGGTGGAGGTGCGCTCGCATTGGAACATCCCCGGCCTCTTCGGCAACGAGGGCAACGCCGAGGCGTGGAACCGCATCAAGGGCAGCACCCTGGTGCTCGGCGTGAAGAAGGCCATGAGCTTCGAGGCCAATGGCCGCAGCGCCGACTTCCTGCCGCCCTCCACGGCCAACGGCTGCGTCATGAGCTGCGCCTACTGTTACGTGCCGCGTCATAAGGGCTACGCCAACCCCGTCACCGTCTTCGTCAACATCGAGCAGGTGCTCGCGGCCATCCGCCGGCACGCGGGGAAGCTCGGGCCCAAGACGGAGCCCAACCCGGTGGATCCGCGCTACTGGGTGTATGACCTCGGCTGCAACAGCGACTGCTCGGCGGATGCGGCGCTCAGTGACAACGTGAAGGACCTGGTGCGGCTCTTCACCGTGCTGCCCAACGCCATGGGCTCCTTCGCCACCAAGCTCGTCAACCGCGAGCTGCTCGCGTACGCGCCCCGGGGCAAGACGCGCATCCGCTTCAGCCTCATGCCGCACGCCCAGGCGAAGCTGCTCGACGTGCGCACCAGCCCCATCTCCGAGCGCATCGCCGCCATCGACGACTTCGTGGCCGCCGGCTACGAGGTGCACCTCAACTTCTCGCCCGTGGTCGTCACCGAGGGCTGGCAGGCCGGGTACGACGCGCTCTTCCAGCAGATCGACGACACGATCGGGGACAAGGCCAAGGAGCAGCTGGCCGCGGAGATCATCTTCCTCACGCACAACGAGCGCCTGCACGAGGTGAACCTGCGTTGGCACCCGAAAGCCGAGGAGCTGCTGTGGCGGCCCGAGCTGCAGGAGACCAAGGTGTCCCAGGGCGGCGGCGTCAACGTGCGCTACCGCACCGGCTACAAGGGACGGCTCGTCGAGGAGTTCCAGCAGCTGCTCGCCCGGCGCATGCCGTACTGCCGCGTGCGCTATGCGTTCTGA
- a CDS encoding SDR family NAD(P)-dependent oxidoreductase, which produces MKKLENKVAIVTGGGSGIGAATAKLFVAQGAKVLIVGRSEEKLRKTMQDVNHENLSYTVADVSKVEDTQRYVRHAVERYGGIDVLVSNAGTEGPYKHILEHTVEDFDNVVATNVRGAWLSVKYAFPELQKRGGGSVILTSSIVGVAGFPAHSAYTTSKHAVVGMARALAHDGAPFHIRVNAVCPGVIDNDMMASTHRLLAPGAEEQLKSTLAARVPMKRYGTNEEIAKMYLFLASDDSSYSTGGVYLSDGGITAGLL; this is translated from the coding sequence ATGAAGAAGCTGGAGAACAAGGTCGCCATCGTCACGGGCGGGGGCAGTGGTATCGGGGCGGCGACGGCGAAGCTGTTCGTGGCGCAGGGCGCGAAGGTGCTCATCGTGGGCCGCAGCGAGGAGAAGCTGCGCAAGACGATGCAGGACGTGAACCACGAGAACCTCAGCTACACGGTGGCGGACGTGTCGAAGGTGGAGGACACGCAGCGCTATGTGCGGCACGCGGTGGAGCGCTACGGCGGCATCGACGTGCTGGTGAGCAACGCGGGCACCGAGGGTCCCTACAAGCACATCCTCGAGCACACGGTGGAGGACTTCGACAATGTAGTCGCCACCAACGTGCGCGGCGCGTGGCTGTCGGTCAAGTACGCCTTCCCGGAGTTGCAGAAGCGTGGGGGTGGCAGCGTCATCCTCACCTCGTCCATCGTGGGCGTGGCGGGGTTCCCGGCGCACTCGGCGTACACCACGAGCAAGCACGCCGTGGTGGGCATGGCGCGCGCGCTGGCGCATGACGGCGCGCCGTTCCACATCCGGGTGAACGCGGTGTGCCCGGGCGTCATCGACAACGACATGATGGCGTCCACCCACCGGCTGCTCGCCCCCGGTGCCGAGGAGCAGCTGAAGAGCACCCTCGCGGCGCGTGTCCCCATGAAGCGCTACGGGACGAACGAGGAGATCGCCAAGATGTACCTGTTCCTCGCCAGCGACGACAGCAGCTACAGCACCGGCGGCGTGTACCTGTCGGACGGTGGCATCACCGCCGGCCTCCTGTAG